GTTGCAGATGTTCGATCCGACGATATTGCCAAGAGACACATCGTTTGCGCCGGAGAGGGCTGCGTCGAGAGACACGACCAGTTCGGGGGCGCTTGTTCCAAAGGCGACGACTGTCAGACCTACAGCCAGTGGTGAGATACCGAGACGAAACGCGAGGGCCGTCGCTCCACGAACAACGAGCTCGCCACCGGCAAGTAGCAGAGCAAGGCCAACGCCTGTGAGTACAATCAGCGACGTCATGAGAACCGGCCGGTCGAGCTGACCTGGCTACGATGGAAATCCTGCACCGAGTCCAGGCTTTTCTGACGGATAAAGTACGCCGTCCTTTAGAACGACCGCACCTGCGAACGGGTCGTCGATCAGATCCAGATGTCCATCCAGATCCGCATAGAGGACGTTGGGGCGGGCGAGTGCAAAGTGGAGTCCCGCCGCGATGCTGAGTGCCGACTCGTCCATGCAGCCTACCATCGCTTCGTAGCCCGCTGCGTGCGCTATGGCGTTCACCCGCGCGGCTTCGTGAAGACCACCAATCTTCTGCAGTTTGATATTCACCATGTCGGCCAGTCCTTCCGTAGCGAGGTGAAACGCATCGGCTTCGCTGGAGACACTCTCGTCAGCCATCACCGGGACCGACACGCTGCGCGATACGATGCCCAGCTGCTCAAGCTGATCACGAGGTGTGGGTTGTTCGAGTATTTCCACACGCGACTGCCGCGTCTCCGACACAAAACGCATCGCCTGAGCGGGTGTGTATCCCTGGTTCGCATCAAATCGCAACTCGATGTCAGCGCCCAGAACCTCCCGAAGTTCTATGATCCTCTTGATATCGACGTCGACATCGGCTCCGCCTTTGATTTTCAGGATCCGGAAACCGTCCGAAACGAAGCGCCGTGCGCGATCAATGGTCTCGGCCGTGTTCAGGATGCCGATTGTGATAGAGGTCGGCATCGAGTCTCGAAACCCGCCCAGAATCTGGTATAGGGGCAGGCCTGCCGCTTTGCCGACGAGGTCGTGCAACACCATGTCCGCCATGGCAATAGCGGAGGGGTGTCCGCGGGCTTGCTCGAGCAGCAGCTCGATCGTCTTCGCCCGGTGCAACGGGTCCGCTCCCCTCAGAAGCGGCTCAATAATGCTCCCGTACACCTGCATTACTGTTTCGGCTGATTCGCCCGTCACCGCGAGGTCGGGAGCCGCGCAGCCGAACCCCGTCAGGCCCGTATCCGTTTCCGCCCGCACAAACACATTCGTGCAGGAATCGATCGTCTCGTATGCGATGGTGTACGGCTCGGTGAGGCGCATCTGCACCGACCAGCACTCGATGTTCTTGATCTTCATGCCGCCGCTCCGGATCAATATCGGCGCTGAAAGATCTCGTCGAGCGTCAGGCCTTTGA
The DNA window shown above is from Rhodothermales bacterium and carries:
- a CDS encoding dipeptide epimerase — its product is MKIKNIECWSVQMRLTEPYTIAYETIDSCTNVFVRAETDTGLTGFGCAAPDLAVTGESAETVMQVYGSIIEPLLRGADPLHRAKTIELLLEQARGHPSAIAMADMVLHDLVGKAAGLPLYQILGGFRDSMPTSITIGILNTAETIDRARRFVSDGFRILKIKGGADVDVDIKRIIELREVLGADIELRFDANQGYTPAQAMRFVSETRQSRVEILEQPTPRDQLEQLGIVSRSVSVPVMADESVSSEADAFHLATEGLADMVNIKLQKIGGLHEAARVNAIAHAAGYEAMVGCMDESALSIAAGLHFALARPNVLYADLDGHLDLIDDPFAGAVVLKDGVLYPSEKPGLGAGFPS